In Helicobacter anatolicus, the sequence AACAAAGGCACATAAATTATTAGAAGGAGCATCAAATGATAGACTTATCTTCTCTAGCGTTGTATCTAAGCTTGATAGTGCAGTGAAAGGAAAATAATGTTTAGTTTGCAGGGTTTTATTCATGATAGTGGAGTGATTACAATTCTTGTATTGTTTTGGCTTTCTATTTATTTTATTGCTACAGTATGGATTTTTATTTATAGATTTAAAATATTAAGAAGTATTTTAATAAATCAAAATACTTCCTTAAATTCTATGTTGAATAATAAAACTAGACTACCTCTTGATTCTTTTTTTAAGGATAAAGTGGAGGCTTCTAAAGATTTTGTGTTAATTTGGAAAAACAATCTTTTAAAACAAACTACAAGCGGATTGATTTTTCTTAGTATTATTGCTTCGACAGCTCCTTTTATTGGATTGTTTGGAACAGTAGTGGAAATTTTAGATGCTTTTGGAAAACTAGGGGGTAGTGGTCAAATTTCTTTTGACGTAATTGCTCCAATTATTTCGCAAGCATTAGTGGCGACGGCCGCGGGTATATTGGTTGCTATACCTGCCTATTCTTTCTTTTTGGTATTAAAACGAAAAGCTTTCGAGATTAATATTGCTGTGCAAATGCAACTTGATGTTATGCAAGAAAAGAAATAAGTTTTTGGAGATAGAGTTGTGAATCGTGATTTGATGGATTGGGATGAAAAACCAGAATTGAATATCACACCATTAGTGGATATTATGCTGGTTTTATTAGCAATACTAATGGTAACCACTCCGACTGTTGTTTATAAAGAACAGATTTTATTGCCACAGGGAACAAAAAAAACTAAAGTTGGTAATGATAAAAAAATTGAAGTTCGTATGGATATTGATAGAAATATTTATGTTGACAAAGATGTATATACTCTTAGTAATTTTCCAGACAATCTTAACTTATTGGCCAATCGTTATGATAAAAGTTCGAATGTATATATACGAGCTGATAAGAATTTGCAATATCAAGATGTAATTTTTTTGTTAAAAAGTATAAAAGAAGCTGGTTTTAGCAAAGTATCTTTGGTGACTACAAATTAATGACACAAAATATTAGACATTTTTATACTTCTGGGATTATTTCCCTATGTATCTATGTGGGATTAATTTTTTTCTTTATAGCAGGTTTTGTGAATAAAAAAAATATTGATCATTATGTTATGAAAAATGATACGCAATATGATCAGGCAATTTCTATAGACACAGTGATTGAAAAACCTATACCAAAAATCCAGGAAAAAGTGGAGAATGTTATTAAAGAAGATGAGGAAAAAAATATACAGCAGGAGAATGTAAATTCCCCAGTCCTAAAAGATTTATTTTCTGAAATTCCTGATTATGAAGGCGAGGTTAATAAAAATAGAGAGCGACAAAAAAAAGAATTAGAAAGACAAAAATTCTTGAAAGAACAACAAAGATTAGAAAAACAAAGAGAGATGCTTCAGAGTATCCAGAAAAATCTTACTTCATTCAATAAAACACTAGGTGTAATGAATATGGGAATTGATATAAAAGCAGAAGTTTTGCCAAATCAAGATAATGGGCTTTATGATGAATGGATCGCAGAAATTTATAAAATTTTATATAAAAATTGGACAGCAACATTTTATCAAGATGCTACAATGAGTGTTTTGATCAATATTACAAATACAGGAGCTTTTGCTTATAAAGTATTAAAATATTCTCCATATAGCGATTATAATAATGGAGTTATTGAAATTTTGGATCAGCTTAAAGAAGAGCAATTGCCTCCATATCCTGTAGGAAAATCCATTAGTATAGAGGTAAATTTTAAAGCAAAGGCAAAAGATGAATAAAATATTGTTTTCCTTTTTGTGTGTATTAAATCTTTTATGGTCTGTAGATGCGACGATTGATTTGATTAAAACTATACAAAAGACTCCTGGTATACAGGTCACATATTTAGATAATAAAAATGCAAACTATGCGAAGAATGTTTATAAGGTGTTGCTTGGAGATTTGAAAGTTAGTGGGCATTTTTTGGTACGTGAGGGAGAAAAATCTAAGATTAATCCAGATTATACAGAATTTGTACAAAATAAGACAGATCTCTTTGTGAATGTAGAAGTGCTTAGGGAAGAAAATGGAATTAAGGTAATTGCGAGGTTGTATGACATTAATATGCAAAATCTTGTTTTAAATAAAGCATATACTTTAGATGATGAAAAACTTTATCCTTTTGTTGCACATAAAATTGCAATTGATGTTAATGAATATATTAAAGCTCCCTCTATTGATTGGATGAAGCGTTATGTTGTGTTGTCGGCAAGTGTAGATTCTGGAAAAAATGATATTTTGATTAGCGATTATACCTTAACTTATCGTAAGACAATTATCAATGATGGAGTAAATATTTTTCCCAAATGGGCCAATGCAGAACAAACAGAAATCTATTATACGAAAATTATTAAAAATTATCCCGCAATTATTAAGTATAATGTTTATACAGGTGTGAGTACAGAGATTCTTAAGAGTAAGGGGATGGCTATTGTTTCTAGTGTTAGCAAGGATGGAAAAAAGCTGTTAATGACTTTATCTCCAAATGGGGATCCGGATGTTTATCTTTATGATACAGAAAGTGGTGAGAAAACACAGATGACAAAATATCGTGGTATTGATGTTTCGGGAAATTTTATTGATAATGATACTGCTATGATTTTTATTTCTGATCGTCTTGGATATCCAAATGTGTTTACAAAAAAACTTGAAGAAAATGCTCCGATTGAGCAAGTGGTTTTTCATGGAAAAAATAACAGTTCTGTTACATCGCACAATAATTACGTGGTCTATACTAGCCGTGAAACAAACAATGAATTTGGCCCCAATGTTTTTAATCTTTATCTAATTTCTACACAAAATGATTTTATTAGAAGATTGACCACTAATGGTATCAATCAACTACCTAAATTTTCTGATGATGGTGATAGTGTTATGTTTATTAAAAATTCTTGGAATCAGAGTGCTTTAGGCGTCATACGATTAAATTATAACAAGACTTATCTTTTTCCTTTAGATAAGATACAAATTCAATCTTTTGATTGGTAAAATTAATATTATTTTGAAGTAATTTTTATAGTATAATTATGATTTAAAAAAAAAAGATAGAATAAGGATTCTAATGAAGAAGATTATTTTTTCTCTTTTTGTTGTGTTATTTATAGTTGGATGTGCTAAGAAAGAGATTGCTATTAATGAAGAATCTGCTATGGTAGAAGAAGAGCCTATCGAAACAAATATTGCAGAAGTGCAGGAAGTAGAAAAAAAAGACGTTGTTGAGGATGGGAGTATTATTGGTAGTATTTATTTTGATTATGACAAATTTGATATTCGTCAAGATATGGTTGAAACACTTGATGATAGTGTTGAAAAAATTAACGATAATCCAGAGATGAGTATAGTAATTGAAGGTAATACAGATGAATTTGGTAGTGATGAGTATAATTTTGCTTTGAGCAATAGAAGGGCTTTGGCAGTTCAGAAGGCTTTGAACACAAGAGGGGTGGCTAAAGATAAGATTTCTATTGTATCGTTTGGGAAAACAAAGCCCGTTTGTATGGATAAATCAGAAGAGTGTTATCAGAAAAATAGACGGGGGGATATTAGGCTGATCAAATAGCCTTAGGGTTTTCTAGATGAAAAAAGAAATTATACTATTGAGTATGGCTATTTCATTTTTAGGCGCGGAACCATCTGCGTTTGAATTGCAAAGTGGTGCAACAAAAAAAGATTTAAGTACCCTGCAATCTAATAATAAGAATTTACAACATATTGCAACAGATGTGCAAGCAAGACTGGAGATTGTTGAACAGACACAAGATGGATTAAAAAGTCTAATTGAAGGACAAAATTTGAGAATAAAGCAACTTGTTGATGAAAACAATGTATTAAAAAATCATGTTAGCTCGTTGCAAGCGCAAATTGAAGTGAATCAGGAACAAAGCAGGGAGCAATCAGAAATTATAGATTTGTTAAAAGTGCAGATTTTGTCACAACAAGATGAAATTAAGAGGTTGCAAGAGGCTCTTAAGGAACTCAATGAGGTCGTTGTAAAAAATAATGATGAAGTGTTGCAACAATTAGAATTGTTTACTAAATTTTTGATGGAAAAAAAACAAACCCTAGAAAATAATAATAAAAATTCAATTGAAGGTGCTAAAATAATAGAGCAGGATGAAGATGAGGATTTGCAAAAAGATCATCAAACTCTCTTCATAGATGCAAAAAATGCTATAAATAAAAAAGATTATGACAAAGCTGAAAAGATTTTATTTTTTTTGATAGATAAAAAATTTAGAATTGCTGAATCTTATTTTATGCTTGGTGATATTGCTTATTCAAAAAAAGAATACCAAGTAGCTGTTGGTTTGTATAAGCAAAGCTTTGCATTGGATGAAGATGCAGTGTATATGCCAGTGTTGTTATGGAGAACAGCTTGGTCTTTTAAGTATTTGAAAGATATGAAAAATTATGAAAGATTTACAGATATTTTGGTAAGGCTGTATCCTAAAAGTGAGCAAGCTCAAAAAATATTAGAATTAAAACATAAAGAGAAAAGGAAGTACGATGAGCATGATAGAAAATAATAAAGTTGTTTCTATAGAGTATAGTGTAAAAGATAAAGAAACGTTGGATTTGATAGATAGTAATGTTGATGGAAAGCCGCTTGATTTTCTTATGGGTGCAAGCCAAGTAATTATTGGGCTTGAAAAAGCATTATTGGGTAAAAATGTTGGAGATAAAATGCAAGTTGAAGTCCAACCAGAAGATGCTTATGGTGTACATAGGGTAGATTTTTTACAAGAAGTTCCACGTGAACAATTTGAGGGAATTGAATTAAAAAATGGTATGACACTTTTTGGTCAAGGAGAACATGGAGAGACTGTTCAGGTGATTGTGCGAGATTTTAATGAAAAAGTTGTAATGATTGATTACAATCACCCATTAGCTGGAAAAACTCTTATTTTTGATGTAACAATTTTAGATGTTCGTGATGCAACAGAACAAGAGATTTTAAATGGTGGTGTTGGTATGTCAGGAGGTTGCGGTTGCCATGATCATGGTGATGATCATCATGGTGAAGGTGGTGGATGTTGTGGTGGGGGCTGTGGTTGCCATTAAAGTCAAATAGGGTTTTTAGATATAGGAAATGAGAACTAAGATTCTGCTTATAGAATCTTAGATAATTCCTTGGTAAAAGAATTAAAATATTAATTTTATATTTTGATTGCCTATTGGTTTTTTTTGTTAAATTGTTTGAAGCACTCTCTCCAGATCAATTTGTTTTTCATAAAATGCTTTTCCTATGATTACTCCTCCATTAATTTTGTGTTGAGCAAATTCTTGTTGTAGTAATTTAAGATTTTCAATATTATTAAATCCACCACTAGCAATGCAGTATTTATTGCTTTGTTTGGCAATTTCTATGCTAAAGGGGATGTTAATTCCATTAAGTGTTCCATCTCGTGAAATATCTGTGCAAATGATTGCTTCTACTGCTGTATTTTTAAAGGAAGCCGCAAAATCTTTAGCAAGAATATTTTCTGTTTTTTGCCAACCATGGATAGCAACTTTACCATTTTTAGCATCTATGCCTATAGCAATGGGGTATTTTTGTGACATTTTGATAGCAAAATTTTGATCTTGTAGTGCAATAGAGCCAAGAATAATACGCGAGACGCCAAGTTTTAAGTAAGCCTGGATATGTTCTTCTGTGCGGACGCCCCCACCAATTTGAACACGAATATTTGTATGTGTAGTAATTTTTTTGATAACTTCAAAATTTTGTGGACTTCCTTGAAAGGCTCCATTGAGATCAACAATATGTAACCATTTTGCACCAATTTTTTCAAAATATTTTGCAAACTCATAAGGATTGCCATAGGTGATGGCGCTTTGTATTTTTCCTTTGTGTAGTCTTACTGCATTTCCATTATTAAGATCAATAGCGGGAAAAATTTCAAGCAAAATAGCTCCTTTTTTGGTTTTTTCGATGCTTGATTATAATTAAAAAAATATGAATTTTTGATAAAATAACTAAAAGAAACTTAGAAGATTTTAGTGGTGCAGATAGATAGTTTAAAAAAATTAATCGATTGTTTTGAATATTTAAAGCGTTATTATACAGATATTCTAGATGTGTTGCGAGCAATTTTAGAGTTAATTTTATTGCAAAAAACATATAAAATATTTTATATGGAGAACAAAAAAGAAGTATCTCGAGAAAACTTGCAGTACTTTATAGAGAAGTTGGGAATTGAAAAATCTTTGGTTTTGCAGGCAAATTTTAAACTTTCTAAACTTGAAAAATTTTTTAATCAAATTAATCTAGACTTATATCTTATCGAAGAATTTTTTTATATTATTACACAACAAAAAACCTCTAACAAACTTTATGGTTATTCTACTCCTTTACAAATTAATCATCTTTTGAGTGGCTTGCTTGATGTGCAAGAAAACGAGACAATCTATAATCCTTGTTATGGGATGGGAAGTATTTTTTTTAGTCTCGTGCAAGTGCAAAAAAACATTAAACTTTATGGTGAAGAACTAGATTATCGATTATCTAGTATTGCATTTTTGATTTTAAAAATTTGTGATATTAACACTGCCACGCTTTATGTAAATGATTTATTAAAATCACCAAAGTTTATTAAAAAAGATGGTGGGAGACTTTTTGATAAAGTATTGTGTAATCCTCCATTATACGCTCATGTAGGGATAGAATTTTTGAAAAATGATCAGCGTTTTACGCATATCGGTGCTATCGCAAAACATTATCCGGAATTGGCGTTTTTAATTCATTCTCTTTCGCATCTTAAAAAAAGAGGTGTTTTTATTGTGCGAAATCAAGTGTTACAAAAAAATTCTTTAGAGGCTAAGTTGCGAGAAAAGTTGTGTAGTGAAAAAATGATTAAGGCAATTATTGAGTTGCCTAAAAATATTTTTCCACATCAAAATAATGATTTTTCTATTTTAGTAATAGAGCCAAATAGTAAGGAAGTTTTGCATATTAATGCAGCACATCAATTTTTTTATAAAAAAGAAGGAAAATACAATCATCTCATTCATCTTGAAGAAATTTTGAGAATCTTTAGAGAGTATAAAGAAGGTAGGTTTTCTAAAATTACCTGTTTGGAGAAAAAATACAGTGGCGATTTGCGTGCTAGCCATTTTGTATCCAAGGAAGAGAAACCTAAAAAAAATACCCTTAGGCAATTAGGGTTTGTGGCGATGAGGGGACAGAGGGTTTATGGTAGCAAAAATGATGAAGAAGTAACTTTTTTTGATGTGGGTATAGCGGATTTTAAATCCTTGGGATTTTCTGAAAAATTTGAGAATCTTAAAAAAATGGGAGATAAAAATAAGATAGAAAAATATCGATTGCATTCTTATGATCTCTTGCTTTCATTAAGGGGAACGGTTCCAAAGGTTGCAATTTTGGGGGAAATTAGGGAAGTTTGTGT encodes:
- the pal gene encoding peptidoglycan-associated lipoprotein Pal: MKKIIFSLFVVLFIVGCAKKEIAINEESAMVEEEPIETNIAEVQEVEKKDVVEDGSIIGSIYFDYDKFDIRQDMVETLDDSVEKINDNPEMSIVIEGNTDEFGSDEYNFALSNRRALAVQKALNTRGVAKDKISIVSFGKTKPVCMDKSEECYQKNRRGDIRLIK
- a CDS encoding biopolymer transporter ExbD — its product is MDWDEKPELNITPLVDIMLVLLAILMVTTPTVVYKEQILLPQGTKKTKVGNDKKIEVRMDIDRNIYVDKDVYTLSNFPDNLNLLANRYDKSSNVYIRADKNLQYQDVIFLLKSIKEAGFSKVSLVTTN
- the hisA gene encoding 1-(5-phosphoribosyl)-5-[(5-phosphoribosylamino)methylideneamino]imidazole-4-carboxamide isomerase, with product MLEIFPAIDLNNGNAVRLHKGKIQSAITYGNPYEFAKYFEKIGAKWLHIVDLNGAFQGSPQNFEVIKKITTHTNIRVQIGGGVRTEEHIQAYLKLGVSRIILGSIALQDQNFAIKMSQKYPIAIGIDAKNGKVAIHGWQKTENILAKDFAASFKNTAVEAIICTDISRDGTLNGINIPFSIEIAKQSNKYCIASGGFNNIENLKLLQQEFAQHKINGGVIIGKAFYEKQIDLERVLQTI
- a CDS encoding MotA/TolQ/ExbB proton channel family protein, which translates into the protein MFSLQGFIHDSGVITILVLFWLSIYFIATVWIFIYRFKILRSILINQNTSLNSMLNNKTRLPLDSFFKDKVEASKDFVLIWKNNLLKQTTSGLIFLSIIASTAPFIGLFGTVVEILDAFGKLGGSGQISFDVIAPIISQALVATAAGILVAIPAYSFFLVLKRKAFEINIAVQMQLDVMQEKK
- a CDS encoding TonB C-terminal domain-containing protein: MTQNIRHFYTSGIISLCIYVGLIFFFIAGFVNKKNIDHYVMKNDTQYDQAISIDTVIEKPIPKIQEKVENVIKEDEEKNIQQENVNSPVLKDLFSEIPDYEGEVNKNRERQKKELERQKFLKEQQRLEKQREMLQSIQKNLTSFNKTLGVMNMGIDIKAEVLPNQDNGLYDEWIAEIYKILYKNWTATFYQDATMSVLINITNTGAFAYKVLKYSPYSDYNNGVIEILDQLKEEQLPPYPVGKSISIEVNFKAKAKDE
- a CDS encoding FKBP-type peptidyl-prolyl cis-trans isomerase, producing MIENNKVVSIEYSVKDKETLDLIDSNVDGKPLDFLMGASQVIIGLEKALLGKNVGDKMQVEVQPEDAYGVHRVDFLQEVPREQFEGIELKNGMTLFGQGEHGETVQVIVRDFNEKVVMIDYNHPLAGKTLIFDVTILDVRDATEQEILNGGVGMSGGCGCHDHGDDHHGEGGGCCGGGCGCH
- the tolB gene encoding Tol-Pal system protein TolB, with product MNKILFSFLCVLNLLWSVDATIDLIKTIQKTPGIQVTYLDNKNANYAKNVYKVLLGDLKVSGHFLVREGEKSKINPDYTEFVQNKTDLFVNVEVLREENGIKVIARLYDINMQNLVLNKAYTLDDEKLYPFVAHKIAIDVNEYIKAPSIDWMKRYVVLSASVDSGKNDILISDYTLTYRKTIINDGVNIFPKWANAEQTEIYYTKIIKNYPAIIKYNVYTGVSTEILKSKGMAIVSSVSKDGKKLLMTLSPNGDPDVYLYDTESGEKTQMTKYRGIDVSGNFIDNDTAMIFISDRLGYPNVFTKKLEENAPIEQVVFHGKNNSSVTSHNNYVVYTSRETNNEFGPNVFNLYLISTQNDFIRRLTTNGINQLPKFSDDGDSVMFIKNSWNQSALGVIRLNYNKTYLFPLDKIQIQSFDW
- a CDS encoding tetratricopeptide repeat protein; this translates as MKKEIILLSMAISFLGAEPSAFELQSGATKKDLSTLQSNNKNLQHIATDVQARLEIVEQTQDGLKSLIEGQNLRIKQLVDENNVLKNHVSSLQAQIEVNQEQSREQSEIIDLLKVQILSQQDEIKRLQEALKELNEVVVKNNDEVLQQLELFTKFLMEKKQTLENNNKNSIEGAKIIEQDEDEDLQKDHQTLFIDAKNAINKKDYDKAEKILFFLIDKKFRIAESYFMLGDIAYSKKEYQVAVGLYKQSFALDEDAVYMPVLLWRTAWSFKYLKDMKNYERFTDILVRLYPKSEQAQKILELKHKEKRKYDEHDRK
- a CDS encoding N-6 DNA methylase; amino-acid sequence: MQIDSLKKLIDCFEYLKRYYTDILDVLRAILELILLQKTYKIFYMENKKEVSRENLQYFIEKLGIEKSLVLQANFKLSKLEKFFNQINLDLYLIEEFFYIITQQKTSNKLYGYSTPLQINHLLSGLLDVQENETIYNPCYGMGSIFFSLVQVQKNIKLYGEELDYRLSSIAFLILKICDINTATLYVNDLLKSPKFIKKDGGRLFDKVLCNPPLYAHVGIEFLKNDQRFTHIGAIAKHYPELAFLIHSLSHLKKRGVFIVRNQVLQKNSLEAKLREKLCSEKMIKAIIELPKNIFPHQNNDFSILVIEPNSKEVLHINAAHQFFYKKEGKYNHLIHLEEILRIFREYKEGRFSKITCLEKKYSGDLRASHFVSKEEKPKKNTLRQLGFVAMRGQRVYGSKNDEEVTFFDVGIADFKSLGFSEKFENLKKMGDKNKIEKYRLHSYDLLLSLRGTVPKVAILGEIREVCVANAGVVVLRHKDVQKNIALYCFLFSLKGEQRLKKIYQESSDGVLNINYLLDLALPKDYEILYYKKMQNILKLSKEMDKIEQEILALKQGI